The nucleotide sequence GGCCCCGACTCGAGCAGCACCCGGAAGCCCGCTTCGTCGAGCACCGGCACCTTCAGCTCCAGCGCCTTGTCGTGCTTGGACCCGGCGTTCTCGCCCGCGACCACGAACGACGTCTTCTTCGACACCGAGCCGGACGCCTTGCCGCCGCGCGCCAGGATGGCCTCCTTGGCGTCGTCGCGGGAGAACTCCTGCAGCGACCCGGTGACGACGACGGTGAGGCCCTCGAGCGTGCGCGGGGTCGACTCGTCGCGCTCGTCGACCATGCGGACGCCGGCCGCCGCCCACTTGTCGACGATCGCCACGTGCCAGTCGACGGCGAACCACTCGGTGACCGACGCGGCGATGGTGGGGCCGACGCCGTCGGTGCCGGCCAGGTCCTCTTCGCTCGCCGCCCTGATGGCCTCCATGGACAGCAGCGCCCCCGCGAGCGCCCGCGCCGCCGTCGGGCCGACATGGCGGATGGACAGCGAGACGAGGACCCGCCACAGCGGCTGCTGCTTGGCCTTCTCGAGGTTGTCGAGCAGCCGGCGGCCGTTGACCGTCAGCTCGCCGTCGGCGTTGGTGAACAGCGGCACCCGCCGCAGCTTCTCGGCGTCGAGCGCGAACACGTCGCCCTCGTCGACGACGACGCCGGACTCGATCAGCGCGATGCCGGCCTCCCAACCCATCGCCTCGATGTCGAACCCGCTGCGCCCGGCCAGGTAGAACAGCCGCTCGCGCAGCTGCGACGGGCAGGACCGGCTGTTCGGGCAGCGGATGTCGACGTCGCCCTCCTTGGCCGGGGCCAGCGTCGTGCCGCAGGCCGGGCACTCGGTGGGCATGACGAACTCGACCTCGGTGCCGTCGCGCAGCTCGGCGACCGGGCCGAGGATCTCGGGGATGACGTCGCCGGCCTTGCGCAGCACGACGGTGTCGCCGATGAGCACGCCCTTGCGCTTGACCTCGGACGCGTTGTGCAGCGTGGCGTTCTCGACCGTCGAGCCGGCCACCTTCACGGGTTCCATGACGCCGTAGGGCGTGACCCTGCCGGTACGCCCGACGTTGACCTCGATGCGCAGGAGCTTGGTGGTGACCTCTTCGGGCGGGTACTTGAACGCGATGGCCCAGCGCGGCGCGCGCGACGTGGAGCCGAGCTGGCGCTGGAGGTCGACCTGGTCGACCTTGACCACGACGCCGTCGATCTCGAACCCGATGTCGTGGCGGTGCTGCCCGTAGTGGTCGATGTACTTCTGCACCTCTTCGAGGTCGGGCACCACCTTCGGCCGGTCGCTGGCCGGCAGTCCCCAGGCCCGCAGTGCCTCGTACGCCTCGGACTGGAACCTGATGTCGAAGCCGTCGCGCCGGCCGATGCCGTGGCAGACCAGGATCATCCGGTTGAGGTTGCGCCGGGCCCTTTCGTGCTCCTCGAGCACCTTCTCGTACGCGACCTGCGACCGGCCCTCGTTGCCCGCGGCGTCGGCCTTCGCCTTCGC is from Jiangella alkaliphila and encodes:
- the ligA gene encoding NAD-dependent DNA ligase LigA → MTEPADINDVPGDVRERHATLSQEIEDHRQRYYFATPTVSDAEFDQLMRELEGIEEQYTSLRTPDSPTQRVGAPVAEPGAGVEASWPPVEHLERMLSLDNAFSADDIAEWAARVEREVGTGARYLCEPKVDGLAVDLTYRDGKLVTLATRGDGRTGEDITYNAAFVDAIPAELTGTDEYPVPSVVEIRGEAVFPTAEFEAVNAERADLGLPLFANARNSGAGVLRQRMDRRREKLDAAKAKADAAGNEGRSQVAYEKVLEEHERARRNLNRMILVCHGIGRRDGFDIRFQSEAYEALRAWGLPASDRPKVVPDLEEVQKYIDHYGQHRHDIGFEIDGVVVKVDQVDLQRQLGSTSRAPRWAIAFKYPPEEVTTKLLRIEVNVGRTGRVTPYGVMEPVKVAGSTVENATLHNASEVKRKGVLIGDTVVLRKAGDVIPEILGPVAELRDGTEVEFVMPTECPACGTTLAPAKEGDVDIRCPNSRSCPSQLRERLFYLAGRSGFDIEAMGWEAGIALIESGVVVDEGDVFALDAEKLRRVPLFTNADGELTVNGRRLLDNLEKAKQQPLWRVLVSLSIRHVGPTAARALAGALLSMEAIRAASEEDLAGTDGVGPTIAASVTEWFAVDWHVAIVDKWAAAGVRMVDERDESTPRTLEGLTVVVTGSLQEFSRDDAKEAILARGGKASGSVSKKTSFVVAGENAGSKHDKALELKVPVLDEAGFRVLLESGPDAAAEVAQVGAGDEGDDAGEAQE